The segment ATATTTCAGAGTGAAATTAAGTGAATAActttgattttgacataattaagTGTCTGACTTTTTACTCACATTTTCTCCGGTTCTACCCCTTCTTATAAACGGTTGCCAGTTGCTATTCTTATAGTAAGGAACGTGTTTGGTTTTGTGACATATAATTATACAGAGTGTTTAATCTATCTCTAATTAATACAGAAGATGAAAGCATACAAAAGATGAAAGAGAATGCTGAATGAGTGAATAACAGTTGTACGCGTTACACAATTTATGTTACCATAACAGACAAATAAAGTTATTGGAATTGTTATTCTATATGGAAAATAGTATAGATCTCAAAATAAACTGTATTTTATCAACTAAGAACTAAACACTGTatgaaaatgtaaatcataaactaaaaatatataatttcttaaaCTGTGTTTACACGatccaatttttaaattaaacatacaCAATGTAAATCcaaaacatctttaaattaaacATACACAATTTCTTAAACTGTGTTTAGACGAAACATGCATTACTATTCTATATGACAAAATAGTATAACTCAAGAAATAAAGGCAAATAGAATGGAAATACGAAAAAAATCCCAAATGATAATCTCAAGCGTACATAAACTAACCCCTAACAATTAAGCACTAAACCCTACACAGAAATATAAACTCTAATCCAATGTAACTCCAAACTTTGAATGAAGACCATAAACTAATCAGTAAACCACACACAATAATATAAACGACACCCTATaaactaatcactaaaccctagaCAAAAATATGAACCTTAATCTAATGTCAAGTTTAATCTTCCATAAACTAAACATTGTCCACTAATCACGCAAactaatagaaaatataaacccTTATCCAATGTCAAACCAATCTTACATAAACTAAACATAAGTTTCGAGCTGATAGTAAAAATGCATTTTCATTCTATATGAGGCATATagaatacataaaaataaaatgtaactgCAATGTAACGATAATGTACAATGTATCTCAAATGTTGATATGAGTATGCCTTCATGGAATGTGGTAATGCCTGTCTCAATGTCAACACAATCGTACATAAATTAAACCCTACAtggaaatataaaccctaatccaatgGCAACCTCAATCTTACATAAACTAAACACTAGCCACTAATCACTAAACCATACAtggaaatataaaccctaatccaatgTCAACCCCAATCTTTCATAAActatgaaaatatgaaatatatactAGTACCAAGTGGTAAGCAACAGTAAGTGATAGTCCATTGCATGGTATAAACCAGAATATTGAGAATGTACATTTCCATTCTATGTATAGTATGTAGAATAGAAAGATGGTAATTTTAGTTGAATTCGAAAGAGCATATTCTTATTTTTTGCAACATTTGAAACGTCTATCATTCAGTGGAAGTAGGTAATGATTTTCCAGAAAATAAACACCTATCCAATCATCACTAAACCCTATAcggaaatataaaccctaacccAAGTAGTAAAATACGTAAATTTAAATACATGATGAATAAAGAAGCTAAAGAATGTGATATTAAACGTTCCAATTTATAGCAGGTATGGAAATAAGATGAATTTCCATTTTGCATGGTCCAAATAGAATAGAAACATGTAATAGGTATGGCCCTCCACATACAATACTTTGTGAAACTATGATGCGTTCAGCCTCGCCAAGTTCTCATCCTATAATGCACCCTTGATCACCCCAATCAAGCGGAGGTTGAAATAGTTGTTAAATAATTTCTTTCCAGTGGATTTAAAATCTGTCACAAACAATCTACTCGGAAGATCTAAATCGTCCATGTCAAACCTGAAGAATGAAGGTAAGAGGTAAACACGGCTAAGACAAAGTATTATATTAAACAAGtagatatgaatttttatagTGCAAACAAGTAGAATTAAAGCCAAAATAGTGGAGTATTAAACCATTCAATTCAATCTCAAGTACAATAGTTTTACATGTAGTTATTCTGTACCATTTTGAATAGAATAGGAATGAAAGATCTCATACTATGTCTAAACCCAGAAAACTATACCATTTCGAGTAGAATAGAAGAGGAATGAAAGACTGCATATTATGTCAACACACAGACAAACCTATCGATTGCATATGTTATTCCATACAACAAACTATATTACTATACTATGTACTATATATATCCACTAAAAATCACAATTCAAATTTAAGAAAGACTAAGAACAATCGGGGAAACCCCATCCCCAAATCACCTCAACCCTAAATCAATTGGCGAACTTCGTCACTGAAAACAGATACGACAACGAGGCTATAGATTTACCAAAAGATTATCCAAGTTTCGACTATATTGCAAATAGGAAATAAAACAGCATCAGAAGAAGAGAATCGAAAGTAAAATCCAAAACATACCGTAATTGAGAGATCTGAATCAACAGTGGTAATTGGAATAGATACAGATTCACACTATTTCCTGCTGCAACTGTAACGCTGTCGTCTGGCTGAAAATTCTAGAAGAGTAGTAAAGCGCGCATTTGCAACcagtgaagaagaaaaaaaatatgattaatccAACGAAGGTGACGATGTGGAGCAACTCGATATCGAAGATGAAGataactaaaaagaaaagatgtGAAAACAGTTAAGCCACGATTTACTTTTACAAattgtaatttataaaaaaattcttcagGTTACGCCGGTTACAGGAAGGGGTAATactgtatttatatatatagataacgGCGTGTATTAGAAAAGTTAGGGATATTGGTTAGACAGTGAATTAGACGTTTTTTCATGGTCATACGACCAAATTTcccattatatattaaatatattaattattttgtgtattttcagataaaatatgatagtttgtatAGAAATACTCAAAAAACCGTGTCCAAtgagtaattttagttttttttggtatatttgGGTAGTTTGGATAGAAAATACCCGAACCGAATCAGGTAATATGGTTAATTTGAGTATGAACCAGTTtcagatatattagttatttagttattttaagtttttttacatcaaaaccgAATCTACTCGAACTCGGGAGGACTCGACTCGAACCTGACTCGGAATTTTGTAATATCCAAATGATACTTAATTTTCAAACTTGAGAAATCTGGTATCCGAAAAAACGACGGATACCTGAATATTCATGCctattaaaaagataacaaaatcaataatttcaTTCTTCCGTGAAAGACACGGGTTATTACCTAATATTCTAGGTATAATACGTGTGGGTGTGGATAGGTCATGCGAGACTCTAGTGAAGTGAGTAGAGGATCAGGTTTTGTTGCGTTTTCGAAACCTGAGGAAGCTTCTAAAGCTGTAAGTTTCTTAGATACACACACATGCATGATGCATGCACATGTAAAATGCATCACGTTACTTGAAATGGAGAAACTAATTAGTGGTTTTGTTTTCATGTATTCAGATGGAGGAGATTAATGGAAAAATGAAGATAAGAAAACAAGTTTACATGGATCTAGCTATATCACTTGCAAATGCAACTCCAGACCAGCAGAAAACCGTAAgtaaatatgttaaaaaaaaattaagtaaatatgttttgtttaacTTCATAACTATATACTTGtctctttgtttttgttgtgtTATTCTTCTAAGAAATGAAATATGATTTGTACAGAAGCTAGGTGAGAATCTTTACCCAATGGTGGAGCAATTTGAGCCAGAGTCAGCAGCAAAGATCACAGGAATGCTTCTTGAAATGGACCAAACCAAAGTTCTTCACTTCCTTGAATCCTTAGCTGCTCTCGAATCCAAAGTCGCAGAGGCAATGGAGATCCTGAGGATTGTAAAAGAGCAGCAGCAACAATATAGAGGTGGGTCTGAATCTGCGAGTGACTCAAAACCCTCTCTAAGCACTGACTCAAGACCCTCTCTAAGTTCAAGTTTTATAAGCCCAAAGCTCAAGTCTCTAGCGTGTGAACAGAGGTGGGTCTGCATCTGCGAGTGGCTCAAAACCCTCTTTAAGCTCAAGTTTTATAAGCCCAAAGCCCAAGTCACTAGCGCGTGTGAACAGTCGACTATCGATTGGCGAGAGGTCGGTCATGTTGCTGACCTACAGATTTGATTCCTTAGAAGAAGTCGGGGAATGATGTGGTTTCAGGAACAAGTCTCAATATCTGTGGTTGATAGTGCTAATCTCCCTAAATCATTTGCAACATAGTAGCAAACATTGAATTCTATAATGAAAATACTTCATATTCCTCACAAAATTTGGCGAGTATGTGTATAAACTATACataccaaagaagaagaaaaggagattatgtaaaacatttttttttgcaacctaaagtttcaaactttcaatGGTATGATATCTATTTGCTAACTTGGTGTTATAGGATCTAACtaaataatttaacatatattcatGTTACATTTACTTCGGATAATGTTGATAAATATCTTTCAAATATCAGATTAGTTTAAACAATTTACTAAAAGCATAAAGATTAATGATTTTATACAAATTAGCATGATTAGATATTGTTGCCAAATCTCTTTCGTATATcagatctatactattaaagcagaattcTTCGTAGGATTCTTCCAttgattttc is part of the Raphanus sativus cultivar WK10039 chromosome 5, ASM80110v3, whole genome shotgun sequence genome and harbors:
- the LOC130512921 gene encoding polyadenylate-binding protein, cytoplasmic and nuclear, whose product is MVEQFEPESAAKITGMLLEMDQTKVLHFLESLAALESKVAEAMEILRIVKEQQQQYRGGSESASDSKPSLSTDSRPSLSSSFISPKLKSLACEQRWVCICEWLKTLFKLKFYKPKAQVTSACEQSTIDWREVGHVADLQI